Proteins found in one Acidimicrobiales bacterium genomic segment:
- a CDS encoding DUF308 domain-containing protein — protein sequence MAMRSMAGRLVAEATRYWWVMLITGSAWILLSLAILQFNLTSVWSIAILTGIVLFLAAGTEFAIASIAPRLTWAHVLLGLAFIGGGVVAFAWPRETFLVLADLIGWYLLVLGAFEVGESLASRRGDLWWLRLVAGAATIAIAFWAVHSLERSVTLLILWVGLGALFRGLNEIFLAFEFRHVFDQANASATPDQAYDIRTPGSTTSRRSGTRSEPVG from the coding sequence ATGGCTATGCGATCAATGGCCGGGCGGTTGGTAGCTGAAGCGACCCGCTATTGGTGGGTAATGCTCATCACGGGCAGTGCGTGGATTCTCTTATCGCTCGCCATTCTCCAGTTCAACCTCACCTCGGTGTGGTCCATAGCAATCCTCACCGGAATCGTGCTGTTCTTAGCCGCCGGTACAGAGTTCGCAATAGCGTCCATCGCGCCGAGATTGACCTGGGCGCACGTCTTGCTCGGCCTTGCGTTTATTGGAGGAGGAGTCGTCGCCTTCGCCTGGCCGAGGGAGACATTTCTGGTTCTGGCGGATCTGATCGGCTGGTACCTGCTCGTCCTCGGCGCGTTTGAGGTGGGCGAATCCCTGGCCTCTCGGCGCGGTGATCTTTGGTGGCTGCGACTGGTCGCGGGAGCAGCGACGATCGCGATCGCTTTCTGGGCGGTTCACTCCCTCGAGCGGTCGGTCACCCTGCTGATCCTTTGGGTCGGCTTAGGGGCTCTTTTCCGAGGGCTGAATGAGATCTTCCTTGCCTTCGAATTTCGCCACGTGTTCGACCAAGCGAACGCCTCTGCAACTCCCGATCAGGCCTACGACATCCGAACGCCGGGTTCGACCACGTCAAGGCGGTCCGGAACGCGCTCCGAGCCGGTCGGTTGA